A genomic region of Trifolium pratense cultivar HEN17-A07 linkage group LG3, ARS_RC_1.1, whole genome shotgun sequence contains the following coding sequences:
- the LOC123916640 gene encoding uncharacterized protein LOC123916640 isoform X2, giving the protein MASAQCYKTCEQSCQQQNHHHPSTAIEACQPKTQHSSFGQKISDITNKAFKGHHARHGSTQNQVQIYSSQSQVESNGQSGTKTETRHYGQTQTQHDKKHGITKTHITVCVVQAEITEIKEDPTPYGATTTCFGAPKKNRELNNKKDGNLFQRIKNGMSRNNGEGNSSSSDSESDNDKKSPKTKAKAKN; this is encoded by the exons ATGGCCTCTGCTCAGTGCTACAAAACTTGTGAACAAAGCTGCCAACAGcaaaaccaccaccacc CCTCTACTGCCATCGAAGCTTGCCAACCGAAAACCCAACACAGCTCGTTCGGCCAAAAAATATCTGATATAACTAACAAGGCTTTCAAAGGACACCATGCCCGCCATGGCAGTACCCAGAATCAAGTCCAAATCTATAGCTCCCAAAGTCAGGTTGAATCAAATGGCCAAAGTGGCACCAAAACAGAAACTCGCCACTATGGTCAGACTCAGACCCAACACGACAAGAAGCACGGTATCACCAAAACTCATATCACAGTTTGTGTAGTTCAGGCAGAAATCACTGAAATCAAAGAGGATCCTACTCCTTATGGTGCAACTACAACATGCTTTGGGGCTCCTAAGAAAAACAGAGAGCTCAACAATAAGAAGGATGGGAATTTGTTCCAGAGGATTAAGAATGGAATGTCCCGCAATAATGGTGAGGGAAACAGCAGCAGCAGTGACAGCGAAAGTGACAATGATAAGAAATCTCCAAAGACAAAGGCAAAGGCAAAG AATTGA
- the LOC123913763 gene encoding probable WRKY transcription factor 41: MENECNWEHNTLINELIQGMDVAKRLKEELRTPYSLDTRDLQVQMILSSYEKALRILRCNESTSKSQTITPLTTSLPESPASTNGSPLSEDFDGAIQEHREVKNKSKKRKVMPKLMDQIKVSCESGLEGPHEDGYNWRKYGQKDILSAKHPRSYYRCTFRNTQNCWATKQVQRSDEDPTIFDITYRGKHTCSQGKNAIEPYKSQEKQEKLHSHNNNDIQHAHPSQESFTNFSNILTVKTDNLGNEQSPFPSTSFGYTTQENHSWVPSGLENDSFLSGLFQTHLLSPVTPESNYFSSPTFQMSEFDGFYNNPRSESDITEIISTNTSVTNSPIPNFHFPLDSVEIDPNFPFNTPGFFS, encoded by the exons ATGGAGAATGAATGTAACTGGGAGCACAACACACTCATTAATGAGCTAATTCAAGGAATGGATGTAGCAAAGAGATTGAAGGAAGAGTTGAGGACACCGTATTCTCTTGACACAAGGGATTTGCAGGTGCAGATGATATTATCTTCTTACGAAAAGGCTCTACGAATTCTAAGATGTAATGAATCGACTTCTAAGTCGCAGACTATAACTCCATTAACAACTTCGTTACCGGAGTCCCCTGCGTCTACCAATGGTAGTCCGCTGAGCGAGGACTTTGACGGGGCCATCCAAGAACACCGGGAGgttaaaaacaaatcaaagaaAAG AAAGGTTATGCCCAAATTGATGGATCAGATAAAAGTTAGCTGTGAAAGTGGCCTTGAAGGACCACATGAAGATGGCTATAACTGGAGAAAATATGGTCAGAAAGATATCCTCAGTGCCAAACATCCAAG AAGTTACTATAGGTGCACCTTCCGCAACACACAGAACTGCTGGGCCACAAAGCAAGTGCAGAGATCAGATGAAGATCCGACAATATTCGACATAACTTATAGAGGAAAGCATACCTGTTCTCAGGGAAAGAATGCAATTGAACCATATAAGTCACAAGAAAAACAAGAGAAACTACACAgtcataataataatgatattcAACATGCACACCCATCACAAGAAAGCTTTACAAACTTCAGCAACATCTTGACTGTCAAAACGGATAATCTGGGAAACGAACAGAGTCCCTTCCCTTCCACTTCATTTGGATACACAACACAAGAAAACCATAGCTGGGTTCCTTCAGGCTTAGAAAACGATTCCTTCTTGAGCGGCCTTTTCCAAACACACTTATTATCTCCAGTAACACCAGAATCAAACTATTTCTCATCTCCAACTTTCCAGATGAGTGAGTTTGATGGGTTCTATAACAATCCTCGTTCAGAATCCGACATTACAGAGATCATTTCCACCAACACATCAGTCACAAATTCTCCGATTCCCAATTTTCATTTTCCACTCGATTCAGTGGAAATCGATCCAAATTTCCCTTTCAATACTCCAGGCTTTTTCTCCTAA
- the LOC123913764 gene encoding uncharacterized protein LOC123913764 has product MAYAINLPVPSLRKSPKSIINPSTSFFQRDFHVSSFTTISKSKSYRKRTVIVCVLPLGVDPWAPSIDSQSIASQLFAFSLFPYIGFLYFITKSKTSPNLTLFGFYFLLAFVGATIPAGIYAKVHYGTSLSNVDWLHGGAESLLTLTNLFIVLGLREGIRKAGNSEKNTGLDEEK; this is encoded by the exons ATGGCTTATGCTATCAACTTACCCGTTCCATCACTCCGCAAATCTCCCAAATCTATCATCAATCCTTCAACGAGCTTTTTTCAACGTGATTTTCATGTAAGCAGTTTCACAACAATCAGTAAATCAAAAAGCTACAGAAAAAGAACAGTGATCGTGTGTGTGCTTCCACTGGGAGTTGATCCATGGGCACCTTCCATTGATTCACAGAGTATCGCTTCACAGTTATTCGCGTTTTCATTGTTTCCTTACATTGGTTTTTTGTACTTCATTACCAAATCCAAAACTTCTCCTAACCTCACTTTATTTGGATTCTACTTTTTGCTTGCGTTTGTTGGTGCCACAA TTCCAGCTGGAATTTATG CTAAGGTGCATTATGGAACTTCTTTGTCCAATGTGGATTGGTTACATGGTGGGGCTGAGTCTCTTCTCACTCTCACCAACTTGTTCATTGTGTTGGGTTTAAGAGAGGGCATCAGAAAAGCTGGAAATTCGGAGAAAAACACGGGATTGGATGAGGAGAAGTAA
- the LOC123916639 gene encoding KAT8 regulatory NSL complex subunit 3, translated as MDSTPASKRRRHSKDNETEASAPLPKQMSPVVIFAHGAGAPSSSDWMLRWKSMLKETLNAADVVTFDYPYMSGGKKRAPPKAEKLVEFHSNIVKETATKYPGHPLILAGKSMGSRVGCMVANMEDINVSAVLCLGYPLKGINGAVRDETLLQLTVPTMFVQGSKDSLCPLEKLETTRKKMKALNELHVVDGGDHSFKIGKKHLQANGSTQDEAEVAAVEAIAAFISKSLER; from the exons ATGGATTCAACACCTGCTTCAAAGCGACGTCGTCACAGCAAAGACAACGAGACTGAAGCATCAGCACCGCTGCCAAAACAAATGTCACCGGTGGTTATCTTCGCTCACGGCGCCGGTGCTCCTTCATCTTCTGATTGGATGCTAAG ATGGAAGAGTATGTTGAAGGAAACCCTAAACGCTGCTGATGTTGTCACTTTTGACTACCCTT ACATGTCTGGTGGGAAAAAGAGGGCTCCTCCTAAGGCAGAAAAATTAGTGGAGTTTCATTCAAATATTGTGAAGGAAACTGCAACTAAATACCCTGGTCATCCTCTCATACTGGCTGGCAAATCAATGGGTTCAAG agTTGGATGCATGGTGGCTAACATGGAAGACATCAACGTTTCTGCTGTACTATGCTTGGGCTACCCATTAAAG GGAATCAATGGTGCGGTTAGAGATGAAACACTGTTACAGTTAACAGTTCCTACAATGTTTGTACAG GGAAGCAAGGATAGTCTCTGTCCACTTGAGAAGTTAGAGACAACTCGGAAGAAGATGAAAGCGCTCAACGAGCTGCATGTCGTCGATGGGGGTGATCACTCTTTTAAGATTGGTAAGAAGCATCTGCAAGCAAATGGTTCCACTCAGGATGAAGCCGAAGTTGCTGCTGTGGAGGCCATTGCCGCTTTCATTTCTAAATCTCTTGAAAGATGA
- the LOC123916677 gene encoding subtilisin-like protease SBT2.5, which produces MGSTKSESYFVFMNYDQEYERLRSNRTKSGEYELDLYISRKHDELLASTLEAGSYKKTTSFAIVDGFIVEITEEQANVLRSAKGVRIVDKYEEIA; this is translated from the exons ATGGGGAGCACAAAGAGTGAATCATACTTTGTCTTTATGAACTATGATCAAGAATATGAACGACTTCGTTCTAATCG AACTAAGAGTGGAGAATATGAGCTTGATTTGTACATTAGTAGAAAGCATGATGAGCTCTTAGCAAGCACTCTTGAGGCAGGAAGCTACAAAAAAACAACTTCTTTTGCTATTGTTGATGGGTTTATAGTGGAAATCACAGAGGAACAA GCCAATGTGCTCAGATCTGCAAAAGGAGTGAGAATTGTGGACAAATATGAAGAAATTGCTTAG
- the LOC123916640 gene encoding uncharacterized protein LOC123916640 isoform X1 has protein sequence MASTQSVKPSTAIEACQPKTQHSSFGQKISDITNKAFKGHHARHGSTQNQVQIYSSQSQVESNGQSGTKTETRHYGQTQTQHDKKHGITKTHITVCVVQAEITEIKEDPTPYGATTTCFGAPKKNRELNNKKDGNLFQRIKNGMSRNNGEGNSSSSDSESDNDKKSPKTKAKN, from the exons ATGGCTTCAACTCAATCTGTGAAACCCTCTACTGCCATCGAAGCTTGCCAACCGAAAACCCAACACAGCTCGTTCGGCCAAAAAATATCTGATATAACTAACAAGGCTTTCAAAGGACACCATGCCCGCCATGGCAGTACCCAGAATCAAGTCCAAATCTATAGCTCCCAAAGTCAGGTTGAATCAAATGGCCAAAGTGGCACCAAAACAGAAACTCGCCACTATGGTCAGACTCAGACCCAACACGACAAGAAGCACGGTATCACCAAAACTCATATCACAGTTTGTGTAGTTCAGGCAGAAATCACTGAAATCAAAGAGGATCCTACTCCTTATGGTGCAACTACAACATGCTTTGGGGCTCCTAAGAAAAACAGAGAGCTCAACAATAAGAAGGATGGGAATTTGTTCCAGAGGATTAAGAATGGAATGTCCCGCAATAATGGTGAGGGAAACAGCAGCAGCAGTGACAGCGAAAGTGACAATGATAAGAAATCTCCAAAGACAAAGGCAAAG AATTGA